From Streptomyces yatensis, one genomic window encodes:
- a CDS encoding NACHT domain-containing protein → MDPAVIGARLASSVVAPLIKKLFVKEGPGAGLVDQPVRISSLVSFRGEKRTLTEKDLDKLAAELVAQATRHAGPGERPCPADEDELVAEQLATTLYALGDLDMNDVQAVQLGRQGLAYELAHATRTRGRTTLRLSQGGTLLYERLLDTACLHILHFFTQRSAFIPRTLVEQSGQLSELITKIDILIERIPSQTAQDAGFERRYAEYMIGKHSTLTIVGIDLGHAEATWPLDAAYLSLEAVSSSGEERPLGAFAGELVSESGESPAAEAAHAALPAALPADRALSGHQRVLLRGVAGSGKTTLVQWLAVCTARQESLRGLEQLIGRVPFVLPLRTIARQESLPSPASFLASVHNPLDGAQPPGWADRVLTAGRGLLLIDGIDEIPERDRERTRAWLADLLIAYPDNLWLVTSRPSAVADDWLGAQGFAEFTLSPMSREDMAAFIERWHDAARQTCRTEEERTALDDYESALHTAVRTKQDLSRLATNPLMCGLICALHRARRGYLPPGRKALYDAALSMLLTRRDTERHIYAPGDVQLDEEPQIQLLQRLAYYLIRNGEAELDRDRAERLIEEALPSVPAARALGDAPAILRHLLLRSGLLREPSVSTVDFIHRTFQDYLGAKAAVEAWDVGLLIRNAHDAQWEDVIRMAVAHARPRERAELLGKLLEAARLTDSPEWALRLFLLAMACLEHAPDLDPVIRDQVTRSAMEFVPPMTIPRARELATAGPLVLELLPGPEGLTDEVAESCVVTASRIPVDAAIPYLAQFADHPAIGVRAQLASSWGRYDTERYFHEVILRLDRDGLYFVAESMEQLRLLLDTGPRPWLILRGYFTDHEIRGSLDGQEVTRLRLQGNEAVADLGTALGQLSSLDTLYLTNCPRASDLTPLSALPLHTLVYEPPWFGPAHATLPKGLEKLAGLDRLKIDNCVPPFQFRSFPPEITWLDLHVEAEELDTAWMVSALPRLRHLNVQLKASTGHPIDLSPLAALPGLETVTVVDAAVMNPHALPGVTVTASSASARPSAGAGSP, encoded by the coding sequence GTGGATCCCGCAGTCATCGGCGCGCGCCTGGCGTCGAGCGTCGTCGCACCGCTCATCAAGAAGCTGTTCGTCAAGGAGGGGCCGGGCGCCGGGCTGGTCGACCAGCCGGTCCGCATTTCCTCCCTCGTCTCGTTCCGCGGCGAGAAGCGCACGCTGACCGAGAAGGACCTCGACAAGCTCGCCGCCGAACTGGTCGCCCAGGCCACCCGGCACGCCGGCCCCGGCGAGCGGCCGTGCCCCGCCGACGAGGACGAGCTGGTCGCCGAGCAACTGGCCACCACGCTGTACGCGCTCGGCGACCTCGATATGAACGACGTCCAGGCGGTGCAGCTCGGCCGCCAGGGACTGGCCTACGAGCTGGCCCACGCCACCCGCACGCGGGGCAGGACCACACTGCGTCTCAGCCAGGGCGGCACGCTGCTCTACGAGCGTCTGCTGGACACCGCCTGCCTGCACATCCTGCACTTCTTCACCCAGCGCTCGGCCTTTATCCCGCGCACGCTCGTCGAGCAGAGCGGCCAGCTCAGCGAGCTGATCACCAAGATCGACATCCTGATCGAGCGGATTCCGTCGCAGACCGCGCAGGACGCGGGCTTCGAGCGCCGGTACGCGGAGTACATGATCGGCAAGCACTCCACGCTGACCATCGTGGGGATCGACCTCGGCCACGCGGAGGCCACGTGGCCGCTGGACGCGGCGTATCTCAGCCTGGAGGCGGTCTCCTCCTCCGGCGAGGAGCGGCCGCTGGGGGCGTTCGCCGGGGAGCTCGTCAGTGAATCCGGTGAGTCCCCCGCCGCCGAGGCCGCACACGCCGCCCTTCCCGCGGCCCTGCCCGCCGACCGGGCGCTCTCCGGCCATCAGCGGGTGCTGCTGCGCGGCGTCGCGGGCTCCGGCAAGACCACGCTCGTCCAGTGGCTCGCCGTATGCACCGCACGGCAGGAGTCGCTGCGCGGCCTGGAGCAGCTCATCGGCCGCGTCCCCTTCGTTCTCCCGCTGCGCACGATCGCCCGTCAGGAATCGCTGCCCTCCCCGGCCTCGTTCCTGGCCTCCGTCCACAACCCGCTGGACGGCGCCCAGCCGCCCGGCTGGGCCGACCGTGTCCTGACCGCCGGGCGCGGGCTGCTGCTGATCGACGGCATCGACGAGATCCCCGAGCGCGACCGCGAGCGCACCCGGGCCTGGCTGGCCGATCTCCTCATCGCCTATCCGGACAATCTGTGGCTGGTCACCTCCCGCCCCTCGGCCGTCGCCGACGACTGGCTGGGGGCGCAGGGCTTCGCCGAGTTCACGCTGTCCCCGATGAGCCGCGAGGACATGGCGGCGTTCATCGAGCGCTGGCACGATGCGGCCCGCCAGACCTGCCGTACGGAGGAGGAGCGGACGGCGCTGGACGACTACGAGTCGGCGCTGCACACCGCCGTCCGCACCAAGCAGGACCTGAGCCGCCTCGCCACGAACCCGCTGATGTGCGGGCTGATCTGCGCCCTGCACCGCGCCCGGCGCGGCTATCTGCCACCGGGCCGCAAGGCGCTGTACGACGCGGCGCTGTCGATGCTGCTGACGCGGCGCGACACCGAGCGCCATATCTACGCGCCGGGGGATGTCCAGCTCGACGAGGAGCCGCAGATCCAGCTCCTCCAGCGGCTCGCCTACTACCTGATTCGCAACGGCGAGGCCGAGCTGGACCGCGACCGCGCGGAGCGCCTCATCGAGGAGGCCCTCCCCTCCGTCCCCGCCGCCCGGGCCCTGGGCGACGCCCCGGCCATCCTGCGCCATCTGCTGCTCCGGAGTGGGCTCTTGCGCGAGCCGTCCGTGAGCACGGTGGACTTCATCCACCGCACCTTCCAGGACTACCTGGGCGCGAAGGCGGCGGTGGAGGCGTGGGACGTCGGCCTGCTGATCCGCAACGCGCATGACGCCCAGTGGGAGGACGTCATCCGCATGGCGGTCGCGCATGCGCGGCCACGCGAGCGGGCCGAACTGCTGGGCAAGTTGCTGGAGGCGGCGCGGCTCACGGACAGTCCCGAGTGGGCGCTCCGGCTGTTCCTGCTGGCCATGGCCTGCCTGGAGCACGCACCCGATCTGGACCCGGTGATACGGGACCAGGTCACCCGGAGTGCGATGGAGTTCGTCCCGCCCATGACCATCCCGCGAGCGCGGGAACTGGCCACGGCGGGCCCTCTGGTGCTGGAGCTGCTTCCGGGGCCGGAAGGGCTGACGGACGAGGTCGCGGAAAGCTGTGTGGTGACGGCCTCACGCATACCGGTGGACGCGGCGATCCCCTATCTGGCCCAATTCGCCGACCACCCGGCCATCGGCGTGCGTGCGCAATTGGCGTCCAGCTGGGGGCGATACGACACCGAGCGGTACTTCCACGAGGTCATCCTCCGTCTGGACCGGGACGGTCTGTATTTCGTGGCCGAGTCCATGGAGCAATTGCGTCTGCTCCTGGATACGGGTCCGCGTCCGTGGCTGATCCTGCGCGGCTATTTCACGGACCACGAGATCAGGGGCAGTCTCGATGGGCAGGAGGTGACCCGGCTACGACTGCAGGGAAACGAAGCGGTCGCCGACCTCGGCACCGCGCTTGGCCAGCTGTCGAGCCTCGACACGCTCTATCTGACCAACTGTCCCAGGGCCTCCGACCTGACTCCCCTCTCCGCATTGCCCCTCCACACCCTGGTCTACGAGCCGCCGTGGTTCGGCCCGGCGCATGCGACCTTGCCCAAGGGGCTGGAGAAGCTGGCCGGGCTGGACCGGCTGAAGATCGACAACTGTGTGCCCCCATTCCAGTTCCGTTCCTTTCCGCCGGAGATCACCTGGCTGGATCTGCACGTCGAGGCCGAGGAGCTGGACACCGCCTGGATGGTGTCGGCGCTCCCCCGCCTTCGTCATCTGAACGTGCAGCTCAAGGCGAGTACCGGCCACCCCATCGACCTGTCCCCGCTCGCCGCCCTCCCCGGTCTGGAGACGGTCACCGTCGTCGACGCGGCCGTCATGAACCCCCACGCGCTCCCCGGCGTCACGGTGACGGCCTCTTCCGCCTCCGCTCGGCCTTCAGCAGGCGCTGGTAGTCCGTGA
- a CDS encoding DUF397 domain-containing protein encodes MRGRDVELEPDRFSGAVGRWRFVNGHRAALHAKWRKSSFSTDAANCVELAAAPDGIRIRESDEPDAALRTSPAVLGALIRAVKAGRLDRSL; translated from the coding sequence ATGCGCGGGCGGGACGTTGAACTCGAACCAGACCGCTTTTCCGGTGCCGTTGGCCGGTGGCGCTTCGTAAACGGGCATCGTGCAGCGCTCCACGCCAAGTGGCGCAAATCCTCGTTCAGCACGGACGCAGCCAACTGCGTGGAACTCGCCGCCGCCCCTGACGGCATACGCATACGCGAGAGCGACGAGCCCGACGCGGCGCTCCGCACCAGCCCAGCCGTACTCGGTGCCCTTATACGTGCCGTGAAGGCCGGCCGACTCGACCGCAGCCTCTGA
- a CDS encoding methyltransferase domain-containing protein codes for MTDLEELRAGAAETLDIAEPWIRRVFEAVPRHEFVPGTVWVVDGGVYRPLHRADDPDRWARMVYDPAQAMTTQVDDGTPAPAGGDVPTSSISAPTAVVTMLTELDLRPGHRVLEIGAGTGYNAALLAERAGAGRVTTLDIDPEVADGARAALHRAGYGGVTVLEADGEQGWRGGAPYDRLVATASVRSIPWAWVEQVRPGGLILAPFRTAFCSHGLVRLTVSEGHAEGRFAGALTFMALRGQRARPRIDGLFSAEAWEESRESKADLDLAWLADPHAEFAVGLRLADVAHWPQDGGHWWCGGDSWAYAAADGTVHQWGPRDLADETAEALTWWEGAGRPELFDFGLTVTADGHHRVWLGDPSGPLPAA; via the coding sequence GTGACCGACCTGGAAGAGCTGCGCGCGGGGGCGGCCGAGACGCTCGACATCGCCGAGCCGTGGATACGGCGCGTGTTCGAGGCCGTGCCACGGCACGAATTCGTCCCTGGCACCGTATGGGTGGTGGACGGCGGCGTGTACCGGCCGCTCCACCGGGCGGACGACCCCGACCGGTGGGCCCGCATGGTGTACGACCCCGCGCAGGCCATGACCACACAGGTGGACGACGGGACCCCCGCCCCTGCCGGCGGCGATGTACCCACCAGCTCCATCTCCGCGCCGACCGCCGTCGTGACCATGCTCACCGAGCTGGACCTGCGGCCGGGGCATCGGGTGCTGGAGATCGGGGCGGGCACCGGGTACAACGCGGCGTTGCTGGCCGAGCGGGCAGGCGCGGGGCGGGTGACCACGCTGGACATCGACCCGGAGGTGGCCGACGGCGCACGGGCCGCGTTGCACCGGGCCGGGTACGGCGGAGTGACGGTTCTGGAAGCGGACGGCGAGCAGGGCTGGCGCGGCGGCGCACCGTACGACCGTCTGGTGGCCACGGCCTCGGTGAGGTCGATTCCCTGGGCGTGGGTGGAGCAGGTGCGCCCCGGCGGTCTGATCCTGGCCCCGTTCCGCACCGCGTTCTGCTCGCACGGGCTCGTAAGGCTGACCGTTTCGGAGGGCCATGCCGAGGGCCGGTTCGCGGGCGCGCTGACCTTCATGGCGCTGCGGGGCCAGCGCGCACGCCCACGCATCGATGGGCTCTTCTCCGCGGAGGCGTGGGAGGAGAGCCGCGAGAGCAAGGCCGACCTGGACCTCGCGTGGCTCGCCGACCCGCACGCCGAGTTCGCGGTCGGGCTGAGGCTGGCTGACGTGGCGCACTGGCCGCAGGACGGCGGGCACTGGTGGTGCGGCGGGGACTCGTGGGCGTACGCGGCGGCAGACGGCACGGTGCACCAGTGGGGTCCGCGCGACCTGGCCGACGAGACCGCCGAGGCCCTCACCTGGTGGGAGGGCGCCGGGCGGCCCGAGCTGTTCGACTTCGGCCTGACGGTCACGGCCGACGGCCACCACCGGGTATGGCTCGGCGATCCCTCGGGGCCCCTGCCCGCCGCGTAG
- a CDS encoding NADH:flavin oxidoreductase, with product MSINGSAERAAQVLSRPFTVGGMTVPNRIAMAPMTRMFSPGGVPNDDVVAYYARRAAGGVGLIITEGTYIEHPSAGLSDSVPRFYGEDALAGWGEVVRQVHLAGGRIAPQIWHVGVSRQEGAPPHPEAPVLSPSGIGLDGEPVGRAMTQDDVDAVIAAFAEAAANAERIGFDGVELHGAHGYLIDQFLWSATNRRGDAYGGDPASRVRFATEIVAACRKAVSAEFPIIFRMSQWKQDHYDARMAETPQELEALLTPLVEAGVDVFHSSTRRYWTPEFEGSELNLAGWTKKLTGKSTITVGSVGLDQDFLPTFVPGTGSGQAQAADIENLLDRLERDEFDLVAIGRALLADPEWAAKVLGGRTAELVPYSPELLGTLH from the coding sequence GTGTCCATAAACGGGAGTGCCGAGCGCGCGGCCCAAGTTCTGTCCCGGCCGTTCACCGTGGGCGGGATGACCGTGCCCAACCGGATCGCCATGGCGCCGATGACCCGCATGTTCTCGCCCGGGGGCGTGCCCAATGACGATGTGGTGGCGTACTACGCGCGCCGCGCGGCCGGCGGGGTGGGGCTGATCATCACGGAGGGGACCTATATCGAGCACCCCTCGGCGGGGCTGAGCGACAGCGTGCCGCGCTTCTACGGGGAGGACGCCCTCGCGGGGTGGGGCGAGGTCGTGCGGCAGGTGCATCTCGCGGGTGGGCGGATCGCGCCGCAGATCTGGCATGTGGGGGTGTCGCGGCAGGAGGGCGCGCCACCGCACCCGGAGGCTCCCGTGCTGAGCCCGTCCGGGATCGGGCTGGACGGTGAGCCGGTCGGGCGGGCGATGACGCAGGACGACGTGGACGCGGTGATCGCGGCCTTCGCGGAGGCGGCGGCCAACGCGGAGCGGATCGGGTTCGACGGGGTCGAACTGCATGGCGCCCATGGCTATTTGATCGACCAGTTCCTGTGGAGCGCGACCAACCGGCGCGGTGACGCCTACGGCGGCGACCCGGCCTCCCGGGTCCGGTTCGCCACCGAAATCGTGGCCGCCTGCCGTAAGGCCGTCTCCGCCGAGTTCCCGATCATCTTCCGTATGTCCCAGTGGAAGCAGGACCACTACGACGCGCGGATGGCCGAGACCCCGCAGGAGCTGGAGGCGCTGCTCACCCCGCTGGTGGAGGCGGGGGTGGATGTCTTCCACTCCTCCACCCGGCGTTACTGGACACCGGAGTTCGAGGGCTCGGAGCTGAACCTCGCGGGGTGGACGAAGAAGCTCACCGGGAAGTCCACGATCACGGTCGGCTCGGTCGGGCTCGACCAGGACTTCCTGCCGACGTTCGTCCCCGGGACCGGCAGCGGGCAGGCCCAGGCGGCGGACATCGAGAATCTGCTGGACCGGCTGGAGCGGGACGAGTTCGATCTCGTCGCCATCGGCCGCGCCCTGCTCGCCGACCCCGAGTGGGCCGCGAAGGTGCTCGGCGGGCGCACGGCGGAGCTGGTGCCGTACTCCCCGGAGCTGCTCGGCACGCTGCACTGA
- a CDS encoding RNA recognition motif domain-containing protein produces the protein MSKRLHVGNLSYQTTTRDLATLFGQFGEVLDATVITDRESGRSRGFGFVEMDEMAAEKAMAQLDGTEMDGRAVTVTEARAVSRGTR, from the coding sequence ATGTCCAAACGACTGCATGTGGGCAACTTGAGCTACCAGACGACGACAAGGGACCTGGCGACCCTGTTCGGGCAGTTCGGCGAGGTGCTGGACGCCACCGTGATCACCGACCGGGAGAGCGGCCGCTCGCGGGGGTTCGGGTTCGTGGAGATGGACGAGATGGCCGCGGAGAAGGCGATGGCCCAGCTCGACGGCACGGAGATGGACGGCAGGGCGGTCACCGTCACCGAGGCGAGGGCGGTCTCACGCGGCACGCGTTGA
- a CDS encoding LmeA family phospholipid-binding protein gives MRSPTRIPSPQPSHPHSGSPAVHYSNPYEELAELADPYDPDDPLGLGLASDDDDADGGGHRGEPVGSGSGSGSGSGSGGDGAAWSPPNHRRSSRRRRGRFRGIPLTAKALIGLLVLGLLLVLGDRCAVMYSERKAEQELQKKLDLATAPNVTIHGFPFLTQVLGKDLQQVDIAVPDVAADRVSLAEVRAQARDIRIVGDLPSSFRGATVGRMKGDVLLSFEDLSRELGASQVRFKALGPSSVRADGKLPVAGQQVSLHAQAHIQRQGDRGISTSVTDMRLDIPGIATYRPGPEPRAGLYLHKKAARQISEDSEKAQALLSIPSVAEKLGVSPAEAGQARNDDQVLDRITGSPRFVPALLAVNLVQAANDHPQLARKLGIDPTVAAALTRMKVPELTDKLELSFQLPHKAKGIKLANIGVSPEGIRADLTGAGLSFGKTH, from the coding sequence ATGCGATCCCCCACACGCATACCTTCACCCCAGCCCTCGCATCCTCACAGCGGTTCACCTGCCGTTCATTACAGCAACCCCTATGAGGAACTCGCCGAGCTCGCCGATCCGTACGATCCGGACGACCCCCTGGGCCTCGGCCTGGCGTCGGATGACGACGACGCCGACGGCGGCGGGCACAGGGGTGAGCCGGTCGGCTCGGGTTCGGGCTCCGGCTCGGGTTCCGGCTCCGGAGGCGACGGCGCGGCGTGGTCACCGCCCAACCACCGCCGTTCGTCCCGGCGTCGGCGCGGCCGCTTCCGGGGGATCCCGCTCACCGCGAAGGCGCTGATCGGGCTGCTCGTGCTCGGCCTGCTGCTGGTGCTGGGCGACCGCTGTGCCGTGATGTACAGCGAGCGCAAGGCCGAGCAGGAGCTGCAGAAGAAGCTGGATCTGGCCACGGCGCCGAATGTGACGATCCACGGCTTCCCGTTCCTCACCCAGGTGCTCGGCAAGGATCTGCAGCAGGTCGACATCGCCGTCCCGGACGTGGCGGCCGACCGGGTCTCGCTCGCCGAGGTGCGCGCCCAGGCCCGGGACATCCGGATCGTGGGGGATCTGCCCAGCTCCTTCCGGGGCGCGACGGTGGGCCGGATGAAGGGCGATGTGCTGCTGTCCTTCGAGGACCTCAGCCGTGAACTGGGCGCCTCGCAGGTGCGGTTCAAGGCGCTGGGGCCCAGCTCGGTGCGCGCGGACGGGAAGCTGCCGGTCGCCGGCCAGCAGGTGTCGCTGCACGCCCAGGCACATATCCAGCGCCAGGGAGACCGTGGGATCTCCACCAGTGTCACCGATATGCGGCTGGACATCCCCGGGATCGCCACCTACCGGCCGGGCCCCGAGCCGCGCGCCGGGCTGTATCTGCACAAGAAGGCGGCGCGGCAGATCAGCGAGGACTCCGAGAAGGCGCAGGCGCTGCTGTCGATCCCCTCGGTGGCCGAGAAGCTCGGGGTGTCCCCGGCGGAGGCGGGGCAGGCGCGGAACGACGACCAGGTGCTGGACCGGATCACGGGGTCGCCGCGCTTCGTCCCGGCGCTGCTCGCGGTCAACCTCGTCCAGGCGGCCAACGACCATCCCCAGCTGGCCAGGAAGCTCGGCATCGACCCGACGGTGGCCGCGGCGCTGACGCGGATGAAGGTGCCGGAGCTGACGGACAAGCTGGAGCTCTCCTTCCAACTCCCGCACAAGGCCAAGGGCATCAAGCTGGCGAACATCGGCGTCTCCCCGGAGGGGATCCGGGCCGATCTGACCGGCGCGGGGCTGTCCTTCGGGAAGACCCACTAG
- a CDS encoding sensor histidine kinase: MLNPLFVVAPRALRAALRDRLTFRAKLAAAFTALFFCAGAALLIFVTVLARQGTMEQFASITTDHTAGPTGPQPTSSASSAPSGPTRPGPVDPKWTRQQAEDARLARVEVTNRLQKTAVRQMVLWSAVGLAVMAVLSGAMGWWLAGRALRPVRKVILAARRMSEENLHERLQLTGPQDELRELGDTYDTMLDRLERSFTSQRRFVANASHELRTPLAAQRTSIEVGLADPLPAHLIPVREDLLITNREAEHLIAALLLLARSDRGLDRTKDTDLAELTRQAADELSSLAAEHTVSTAVHTTPLAVNGDPVLLKHLASNLVRNAIQYNHPRGTVTVRVDEARRLTVTNTGPPIDPTRVDGLFEPFRRLDRDRTAVHGHGLGLSIVRSIATAHGGTVTAAPGPAGGLRVEVRLPTAR, translated from the coding sequence GTGCTGAATCCCCTGTTCGTCGTCGCCCCGCGGGCCCTGCGAGCCGCGCTGCGCGACCGTCTGACCTTCCGCGCCAAACTCGCCGCCGCCTTCACCGCGCTGTTCTTCTGCGCCGGAGCCGCCCTGCTGATCTTCGTCACGGTGCTGGCCCGGCAGGGCACCATGGAGCAGTTCGCCAGCATCACGACGGACCACACCGCCGGGCCGACCGGTCCCCAGCCCACTTCCTCGGCCTCGTCGGCCCCCTCGGGCCCGACGCGTCCCGGCCCCGTCGACCCAAAGTGGACTCGACAACAGGCCGAGGACGCCCGGCTGGCCAGGGTGGAAGTCACCAACCGGCTCCAGAAGACCGCCGTACGGCAGATGGTGTTGTGGTCGGCGGTCGGCCTGGCCGTCATGGCCGTACTGTCCGGCGCCATGGGCTGGTGGCTGGCCGGCCGCGCCCTGCGCCCGGTACGCAAGGTGATCCTCGCGGCCCGCCGGATGAGCGAGGAGAACCTCCACGAACGGCTGCAACTCACCGGGCCACAGGACGAGCTGCGGGAACTGGGCGACACCTACGACACCATGCTGGACCGCCTGGAGCGGTCCTTCACCAGCCAGCGCCGGTTCGTCGCCAACGCCTCCCACGAGCTGCGTACCCCCCTGGCCGCCCAGCGCACCAGCATCGAAGTCGGCCTCGCCGACCCGCTGCCCGCCCATCTGATCCCGGTCCGCGAGGACCTGCTCATCACCAACCGCGAGGCCGAACACCTCATCGCCGCGCTCCTGCTGCTCGCCCGCAGCGACCGCGGCCTCGACCGGACCAAGGACACCGACCTCGCCGAGCTGACCCGGCAGGCCGCCGACGAACTCAGCTCCCTCGCCGCCGAGCACACCGTCAGTACGGCGGTGCACACCACGCCCCTGGCCGTGAACGGAGACCCGGTGCTCCTCAAGCATCTGGCGTCCAACCTGGTGCGCAACGCCATCCAGTACAACCACCCGCGGGGCACGGTCACCGTGCGCGTCGACGAGGCCCGCCGACTGACCGTGACCAACACCGGCCCCCCTATCGACCCCACCCGCGTGGACGGCCTGTTCGAACCCTTCCGCCGCCTCGACCGCGATCGCACCGCCGTGCACGGCCACGGCCTGGGCCTGTCCATCGTCCGCTCCATCGCCACCGCCCACGGCGGCACGGTCACCGCCGCCCCGGGCCCCGCGGGCGGCCTCCGCGTCGAGGTACGGCTGCCGACGGCGCGGTGA
- a CDS encoding response regulator transcription factor: MRVLIAEDHHILARTIATGLRREAIAVDLAGSGDAAERMCLLNAYDIIVLDRDLPVMSGDEVCLRLRALQDPPRILMLTAAGSVEDRVAGLDLGADDYLAKPFDFAELLARIRALSRRVPTPPLMILRHGGIELDRGRREVRIEGRPVELSPKEFAVLQLLMEARGDAVTHRALLDRVWDEHMDSRTSAVRATVSRLRGKLGRSDAISMDDGKGYRLC; the protein is encoded by the coding sequence ATGAGGGTCCTGATCGCCGAAGACCACCACATCCTGGCCCGTACGATCGCCACCGGCCTGCGCCGCGAGGCCATCGCGGTCGACCTGGCCGGCTCCGGGGACGCGGCCGAGCGGATGTGCCTGCTCAACGCCTACGACATCATCGTCCTGGACCGGGATCTGCCCGTCATGAGCGGCGACGAGGTGTGCCTGCGCCTGCGCGCGCTTCAGGACCCGCCCCGCATCCTCATGCTCACCGCCGCCGGTTCGGTGGAGGACCGGGTGGCCGGGCTCGATCTCGGCGCCGACGACTACCTGGCCAAGCCCTTCGACTTCGCCGAACTCCTCGCACGGATCAGGGCATTGAGCCGACGCGTCCCCACACCCCCGCTGATGATCCTGCGGCACGGCGGCATCGAGCTGGACCGGGGCCGTCGCGAGGTCCGCATCGAGGGGCGGCCGGTGGAGCTGAGCCCGAAGGAATTCGCCGTCCTTCAGCTCCTGATGGAGGCGCGCGGCGATGCCGTGACCCACCGTGCCCTGCTGGACCGTGTGTGGGACGAGCACATGGACTCGCGCACCAGCGCCGTACGCGCCACCGTCAGCCGGCTGCGTGGCAAACTCGGCCGCTCCGACGCGATCTCCATGGACGACGGCAAAGGTTACCGGCTGTGCTGA
- a CDS encoding efflux RND transporter periplasmic adaptor subunit: MTAATESGTVPQSEASGDDSPDAAPRHRPRGRRRRGHWIIAAVLVAAAGGGVYYATASTGTAPAADSDKPARHTDKVTRQTLINSKQVDGTLGFEGSTSVMGRLPGTVTRLPGIGSTVSRGEQLYGVDGKPVLLLYGKSPAYRDMKSGDKGEDVRQLEENLQALGYRGFTPDSEFTDLTEQVVKRWQKALGLAQTGTVEDGRVVFASGPLRIGAHKAAVGSDVRPGGPVLTGTSSKRQVHVDLDIGDRSLAKKDGTATVTLPDGKTVKGTITSVGTTVKKTPGENGAADKSTIGVDIELADGVADITEAPVTVGLQSEKKENVLTVPITALLALREGGYGVEVIGADGKGTVTALKLGMFANGRVEVSGGGLTAGTKVGVAA, encoded by the coding sequence GTGACCGCCGCCACGGAGAGCGGCACCGTGCCGCAGAGCGAAGCGAGCGGGGACGACTCCCCCGACGCGGCCCCGCGCCACCGGCCACGCGGTCGCCGGCGCCGCGGCCACTGGATCATCGCGGCCGTCCTGGTCGCGGCGGCAGGCGGCGGCGTGTACTACGCGACCGCCTCCACCGGCACCGCCCCGGCGGCGGACTCGGACAAGCCGGCGCGGCACACGGACAAGGTCACCCGCCAGACGCTCATCAACAGCAAACAGGTCGACGGAACGCTCGGCTTCGAGGGCAGCACCTCGGTCATGGGCCGGCTGCCCGGGACCGTCACCCGCCTGCCGGGCATCGGCAGCACCGTCTCGCGCGGCGAACAGCTCTACGGCGTGGACGGGAAACCCGTGCTCCTGCTGTACGGGAAGTCGCCCGCGTACCGGGACATGAAGAGTGGCGACAAGGGCGAGGACGTACGCCAGCTGGAGGAGAACCTCCAGGCCCTCGGCTACCGCGGCTTCACCCCCGACAGCGAATTCACCGACCTCACCGAGCAGGTGGTCAAGCGCTGGCAGAAGGCCCTCGGCCTTGCGCAGACCGGGACGGTGGAGGACGGCCGGGTCGTGTTCGCCTCCGGACCCTTGAGGATCGGCGCGCACAAGGCTGCGGTCGGCTCGGATGTCCGGCCGGGCGGCCCCGTGCTGACCGGCACCTCGTCCAAGCGCCAGGTCCATGTCGACCTGGACATCGGTGACCGGTCGCTGGCGAAGAAGGACGGCACGGCCACCGTCACCCTCCCGGACGGCAAGACGGTCAAGGGCACGATCACCAGTGTCGGTACGACGGTGAAGAAGACGCCGGGCGAGAACGGTGCCGCGGACAAGTCCACCATCGGCGTCGACATCGAGCTGGCCGACGGTGTCGCGGACATCACCGAGGCGCCGGTCACCGTCGGGCTCCAGAGCGAGAAGAAGGAGAACGTCCTGACCGTGCCGATCACCGCGCTGCTCGCGCTCCGAGAGGGCGGCTACGGCGTCGAGGTCATCGGCGCCGACGGCAAGGGCACCGTCACCGCCCTGAAGCTCGGCATGTTCGCGAACGGAAGGGTCGAGGTCAGCGGCGGCGGCCTCACGGCCGGCACCAAGGTGGGGGTCGCCGCATGA